TCGACTCATGCTGGTTGCCCTCAATGACAGAGACTACCCGCTGATCTCCGGAATCAACCTGTTTTTCGCCAGCGCGGTTATCGTGGCCAATCTGATTACCGACCTGTTCTATGCTTTCTTGGACCCCAGGGTTCGTTACCAATAAAGAGGAATCGACGAGTATGAGTGATACGAGGAGACCTGCCGGGCTCGCTGATTTCCTTTTCAGAATGGTCAAGGAGAAGCCACTGGGTACTATCGGCGGGATTATCGTATTGATATTGATTCTCGTCGCCATCTTTGCGGATACTCTGGCGCCCTATGAATACTATCAAATGCACCTGGTAGACCGGTTGCAGGGCTCATCAGCCCGGTATCTGCTTGGTACCGACCACCTGGGGCGAGACTTCCTGAGCCGAATCATCTATGGGGCTCGTATTTCGCTGACTGTCGGTCTGGCCGCGACCGCTCTCAATGTGGTAGTCGCTGTACTGGTAGGCGGCGCTTCTGGATTCTTTGGCGGTAAAGTAGACCTCGTTGTGCAGAGGTTTGTCGATACCTGGATGTCGTTCCCGGGTCTGCTCCTGTTGTTGACCGTAATGTCCATACTGGGGAAGGGGTTGGTTCAGATAATAGTCGTGCTCGGGATAGCAGGAGGAATCGGCAGCTCGAGAGTAGTCAGAGGCGCCGTTATCGCAATAAAAGAGAATGTGTATTTTCAGGCCGCCGAGGCGATTGGATCTTCCCAATGGACAATATACATACGCCATGTGCTGCCCAATATCGTGGCTCCCGTAATCATCATATTCAGCATCAACATAGGGGGCGTGATCATGTCCGAGGCGTCTCTGAGTTTTCTTGGTTTCGGATTGCCACCCGGTATTCCGAGCTGGGGAGGTATGCTCAGCCGGGAAGGGCGTCAATACATGGAGGCAGGGCCATGGCTGGCGCTCTGGCCAGGTCTCTTCCTGACGATTCTCGTCTACAGTCTGAACATGTTCGGCGATGCGGTGAGGGACCTGCTCGACCCGAGGCTGAGGGGTGGCGTGGGGCGCTATGGCGCCGATGGCAGCAAGTCGCTTTAGAACAGCCGGCACAAGGAACGCGAAACCAACCCGACGTACCGCCTGCAGCTCCCAGTCCGGATGCGCGCACGCGGCAGCGCAGGTGAGCACGCGCCTGCTCCCGGGCGGCCGTCCACCCTACCCGCCAACGTGCTGACCCGCCGCCAGCAGGCCGACACCCTGCACGCCGAAGGCGACAACCGGTAGTTGTTTGAAACCAGTTGACAATCCCCTGGTTTCGTTTCGTGGTGATTCGAGTCTGCACGACTCCGCGATGAGCTAGGTCGGATCGGACCGGGAGAATATCTCTTCTTCGATCCGCTCGCGGTCGGTGTCGGTGATGAATCGGGTGTTCCTCAGATGATGCAGCAGGGCGCCGACGCCAGCTTCAAGTAGGTGCGCCGCTTCGCGCACCCCTTCACTGCTGTCCAGCGGATGAGTCAACCGCGGTACAACGCGTTCGATGAGCGACGGAGGCATCAGCAACATGGCGGCAAACGCGTTCGCGCGCTGTTCGATGGCGCGTGGTGCCCAGGGGCCGCTTGCCACGGCCAGACGACGCCCTTCCTCACGATCGAACAACACGTGACACAGTTCGTGCGCCAGTGTGAATCGGCGTCCGAAAGGATGCTCGTTTCGATAATGCAACCTGTTGACGACGATGCCGGGACGATGGTCTTCACCGGCCATGGACACGCCGCGAATCTCCTTGTCCAACAGCTCCAGGTCGGCGCACCTGATGCCGAGTTCCTCAACCATCACGGCGATGTCGATACGGAACCCATGCGCGTATTTCCAGTGCAGGTCTTCGTGCAGAATCTGAGCCAGTTCATACCCTTGAGACCACGGCGAGTCGAGTCCCGTCATGGGCACGGAACGGCACAGTTCCTCGACGGCTGCGGTCTCTCGTTCCGTTGAGGAGAGTTCAACCATTATCCGGGCCAGCGGCAGTATGTCCTCGTGCTCGACGTCAGGAGCAAGGGAACCGAACATGAGCGCCGCTTGACAGGAGCCGGACACGACGAGCGATGAACGGGCTGGAATGTCCAGTATCGCACGCGAGGCATCGCCGAGTTGGGAGATGACGTTCTTCACCCGATCCCAGCCGGTCCTCACGGTTTCCTCGTCGGTCCCCTGACCGGCCAGCCACATGATCCGCCGATCCGTTTGATGATCCGAAGCCAACCCACCGAGTACCCTGTGCAACGCTTGGACTCGAGGCGACCCAGGTGTGCGCGACAGCAGGTAGGCTCCTGCACTTGACAAAACATCGTGCAATGGTTCGGCGACAGCGTCCGGAGGCAGATTGCTGACTCCCCGTAACGGTTCCAGGAAGCTGAAGTGCAGCGGCATTCCCGTGCTTCGCGCCGGCCCCCAGGAGATTTCGATGGAATCGCGGAGGCGCCGCAACACGAGATCCGGGAAGAGCCCGCCTTCACTAGCCGAACGAATGGCATGTCGATTCCACCATCTCTGCCACTCGCCTTCCCATGCGGCTGCCTTCTTGCCATCGTTTTCTATGGCCGCCGGCGGAAACCTGGTCGAGTGTAGCGACTCCCAGCCGGTGTCGCCGTCGTTCAGCACCGGCAAGCGTTCTTCATGCAGCAGAGGATCCCAGTTGCGAGCAAACCACTCGAACAGCGGCAATAGATACCAGTGTACCGAGTCGACCCGACCATCCTGCTCCTGGTGGGCACACAGATTCCGGCCCTCGATCCAGACCTGGAAACTACCCCACGATGGGCCGACATCGGGGTCGATGCCTCGTCCGTCGTCCGGATCGTCGGCAAATCCCACCTTGAAGGCGAACACCGCGGTGTCGCCGGCGAGCCTCTCCCACAGAACAGCCACGTTACCGACTCAATTCCAGTGATTCCTGATGTCTCGTCTTCGCAGACGACCCTTGCTCAACCAACTCCTCCGCAAGCGTTCGGGAACCTCGACCCAGCCGACCGGATAGCCGTGCCATCGGTCGTTGCCATCCTGTTGCGCACAGTACGCTATGCCCTCGTATACCGCGTAGCGTTTGTTACCCACCAGTTCGCTCTCCTCAAGGAGCTGCTGCGCAATCGATTGATCGAGATGGCTCGGGCAAAGCGTTCCGCGGCGTCCGGGCTGCCACGGCTCTCGGTGCTTTCTACTACCCTCGTAGCGCATACGACTACTGCACGCCCCACTGCGCTGCTCTCATTTTGCACGTCTCAACCTAACGCGGGTCCGTTGATCCATCAAGTGATCGACCGATCCGCCCCGCGCTGGATGTACCAAAGGACACCCTGATCGAATCGGCTGGGCGGTGGGCGGCGGCGAGCAGGGTGTCGAGGAGGCGGCGCATGCGCTGCCAGTGGCTGCCGGGCCAGTACAGGCGCGCGCAGCGGGGACAGCGGGAGAACGATTGCTGTTCGACGCGCACCATCGGCGGCAGGAGGTGCAGGACGTCGGCCTTGGCCACCGGCTCGAGCGGCTCGTTGCAGCGCATGCAGCGGGAGAACGGCCGCACGGCGGCGCCCAGATCGAAGCGGCGCAGCACGAACAGCAACTGTTGCTCCGGGTCCCGGGATCGCACGAAGCAGCCGTGGGTCACCGCCTTGCGCTCCAGCAGGCGGCGGTCGCGGGTCAGGATGATGCGCTGCTCGCGCCGCGCAGCCGCCACCAGGCGGGCGTCCTCGTGTTCCGCGCCGAGGTGCGGATCGGCCTGGTCACCGCGCCCGTCTCGTTCGGCATCGCCAATCTCGCCAGGCCGTGCCGGCGCGTCAGCGCGGTTGTTCTCACGGTCGGTGCACCTTGCCCGGTCAAGGACGTCCGCGCCTCCAGCGCTTGCCTCGACGGCTCGGACAGCCGCTTGCCCGACCGGCTCGCGCGCAGCGGCGCCGCACGCCGTTCGACGCAACATGCTCGCGTCGGTGGCGTCCAGGCCACACATGCGTAGCAGGGAGGCCAGCTTGGCCAGGTTGGCGTCGACCAGGAAGCGCACCGCGCGCAGCGGCGCCGGCCGCACCCGGGTGAGCGCCGAGATGTCGAAGCTTTCGAACACCGGGTAGACGCTGACCCGCTGGCCGTCGCGCAGCTTGTGGGCGAAGTCGACCGACTCGCCGTCCACCAGCAACAGGTCCACCTCGCCGTGCGGCACGCCGCAGTGCTCGACCAGCGCCTTGGTCGTGGTGCCGTCGTTCACGGTCACCGCGAACTCCCGCCCGCGCCGGTGCGGCGCCAGGAAGTCGCCCAGCTCCTGGTAGAAGCGCACCCGCACCCGATGCTTCCGCATGCTGGCCGAGGCCGACTCGGTGAGAGAGGTGGAGTTCATCGGAGGCCTTTCAATATAATCGCGGCACCACGATGAGTCAGACCGGCCGTACCATTAATGGCCTTGTTCCCGGCGCGACGTTGGAAGCGCCGGCGCCGGGAGCGCGCGCGGCCCCCCGGACCGGCGGCGGACCGCGGGAGTAGCCCTGCAATGCCTCGTTCGGTGGTCGTGGTGGGGGGCGGGCACAACGGCCTGGTGGCCGCCGCCTACCTGGCGCGCGCCGGTGCCGACGTGCTGGTGCTGGAGCGGCGCGGCTTCGTCGGCGGAGCGTGCATCACCGAGGAGCTGTTCCCGGGTTTCCGGGTCTCCTCCTGCTCCTACATTTGCCACCTGCTGCAGCGCAAGGTGATCGACGATCTGCAGCTCAGGGACCACGGCTTCGCCATCCACCCGGTCGACCCCTACCGCTTCCAGCCGTTCCCGGGCGGCAACTACCTGCTGCGCTGGCACCACGCCTCCGACAGCGAGGCGGAGGTCGCGCGGCTGGCGCCCGCCGACGTCGAAGGGTACCGCCGCTACCGGGCGTTCATGGACCGCGCCGCCGCCATCCTGTACCGCTCCTTCCTGACCGATCCCCCCACCCTCGCCGAGGTCAGCGCGCAGGTGCGGGGCAGCGCCGACGAGGCGGTGTGGGAACGGATGCTGACCGGCAACGTGCTCGACCTGGTGCAGGAGCACTTCACGTCGCCGGAGGTGCGGGCGGCGTTCATCGATGCCCAGGACGCCTGCGATCCGCGCGCCCCCGGCTCGATCCTGGCGCTGGCCTACTTCGACTGCGACCTGTCCACCGATCCGGCCGACCTCGGCATCCCGCACGGCGGCATGGGCGCCATCACTCAGGCCATGGCGCGCTCGGCGCGGGCCGCGGGCGCCGAAATCCGCACCGGCACGCCGGTGGCGCGCATCCTGCTGCGCGACGGCCGCGCGGTTGGCGTACAACTGCAGGACGGCCAGCGAATCGAGTGCGACACGGTGGTCAGCGGCGCCGATCCCAAGCGCACCTTCCTGGGGCTGATCGGCGCCGGCGAGTTGCCGACGGAGCTGGCGGCCGGGGTGAGCCGGCTCAAGAGCGAGGTCTCCTACCTGAAATTCCACGCCGCCCTCGACGCGCTGCCCGACTTCCGCGGCCACCTCGGCGACCGCTACGACGAGAAGCTGCTGGTGCAGGTGCGCATCTGTCCTTCGGTGGACTACTTCCTGCGCAGCGGCGACGACGCCCGCGCCGGCCGCCCCTCGTCCGCCCCGGTGATGCACATCCAGATCCCCTCCGTGCTCGACCGGTCGCTGGCGCCGCCCGGCAAGCACGTGATGTCGGTGTGGGTGCTGTACGCGCCGGTGCGGCCGCGGCACGGGAGCTGGGACGAGCTGCGCAAGCAGACCGGCGAGCGGATTATCGACGTGATCGGCGAGTACGCTCCGGGGTTCCGGGAATCGGTGCGCGACTGGATGCTGTTCACCCCGCAGGAGCTGGAGCAGCGCGTGGCCCTGACCGACGGCAACATCCGCCACCTCGACATGACCTCCGCGCAGATGCTCGCTGGCCGCCCCAACCGCATGCTGTCCGGCTACCGCACCCCGGTCCCCGGCCTCTACCTGTGCGGCGCCGGCACCCACCCCGGCGGCGAGGTCACCGGCGCTCCCGGCCACAACGCCGCCCACGCCATCCTCCGCGACTGGGAATCTCCGGGTTGAACGCCGACCAGGGCCGTTATTGGATAGACTGAAGCGTGAATCCGAAGGGGGGGCAGCAAATGAACGTAGCGGTCGTGGGTGCAGGAATCGTCGGAGGGGCAATCGCGTTCCACCTTGCTCGCCGCGGGGCGGCGGTGACGCTGATCGACGCCGGCGAGCCGGGCATGGGCGCCACCAGCCACTCGTTCGCCTGGATCAACAGTTTCGGCAAGGAGCCGCGCCATTACGGCGCGCTGAACCGGCGCGCCCTCGACACCTGGGACCGCTTCGCGCGGCTGCTGGACGCCGACATCGGCCTGCGCTGGGGCGGCCAGCTCACCTGGGCGGCCACCGACGGGGACGCCGAGGCGCTGGCGCGCAAGGTCACGAAGCTGCAGTCCTGGGGCTACGTCGCGCGGATGATCGACCAGGCGGCGATGCTGCGCCTTGAGCCCGGCCTCAGACCCGGAACAGTGAAGGCGGCCGCGTACAGTGACAACGACGGCCACGTGCAGGGCACGCTCGCCGCACAGACCTGCGCCAAGCGCGTGCAACAACTCGGCGGCCGCCTCATGTTCGGAAGCCCGGTCGCCGGCCTGGCCATGCACGCCGGGCAGGTGACCGCGGTGCAGCTTGCCGGCGCCGCGATGCCGGACGCCGCGTTGCCGGGCGGCTCGGGCGCGGGCGGCTCAGCGGACGCCTCGGCGCCGGGCACCTCGGTGGCACCCGCCAAGGTGACACCCGCCAAGGTGGCACGCGCCGAGGTGGCGTGCGACGAGGTGGCGTGCGACGCAGTGGTGCTGGCGGCCGGCGTGACCACGACCGGGTTGGCGGCGATGGCGGGCGTACACGTCCCGCAGGAGGAGAGTCCCGGCGTGGTCGTCCGCACGGAACCCCTGCCGCCGGTGCTGCGCAGCGTTGCCGCGCTGTATGCACCGCCGCCTCGCCACGGAGGCCGGCGCGTCCACCTCCGGCAGGGCACCGACGGTGTCGTGCTCCTCGGCGAGGGCAGCCAGGAGAGCCTGGCACGCGACGACTCGCCGGAGCATGCCGCCCGGATACTGGCGCGGGCATCAGTGTACCTGCCGGAACTCGCATCGGCCACGCCCATACCGGTACCAGTCGGCTACCGCCCCATGCCGGTCGACGGCCTGCCGGTGCTCGGCTACACTCGCGCCGTCCCCAACCTGTACGTCGCGCTGATGCACAGCGGCATCACGCTCGCCCCGCTGGTCGGCGAGCTGGCGGCGATGGAGATACTCGACGGCGCCCGCGTCGACATCCTCGAACACTACCGGCCTGAACGATTCGACCGCGCCGGCGATCCCCGGGACGGCCAGTAGCGCGAATTCGGTGGTCATACCAGCACAATTCGCGCGAATTGTGCGGTTACGTTGGCAGATTTCGCGCGAATTGCGCGATTAGACCCACCCGGGAGGCGTCAACCCTTGATGCCGGTGGTGACGATGCCCTGGATGAAGCGTTTCTGGGCGATGAAGAAGATGATGAACGCGGGCAGGGTGACCAGCACGTTGCCGGCCATCACGGTGTGCAGCTCCTCGCGCATATAGCCCTCATGGTCGCTCCAGATCCGGAACAGGCGCAGCACGATGGTGTCCTTGTCGACGTTGTTCAGGTAGATGAACGGCGCGAAGAAGTCGTTCCAGAAGTCCATGAAGCCGAGCACGGCCACGGTGGCCACGGCCGGCATCATCAGCGGCACGATTATCTGAGCGAAGATGCGGAACGTGGAACAGCCGTCGATCTCCGCGGCCTGGTCCAGCTCCTCCGGTATCGACTTGATGAACTGCCGGAACAGAAAGATCCGGAACGCCCCGCCGCCGAAGAACCACGGCACGATCAGCGGCTTGTAGGAGTCGATCCAGCGCAGCCAGTTGAACAGCAGGTACTGCGGGATGATCATGATCGCCGGCGGAATCAGCATGGTCATGATCAGGACGGCGAACCACACGTCGCGGCCCGGGAAGCGCAGCCGGGCGAACGCGAACCCGGTGATGGAGGCGGACACCAGCGACCCGAACAGCGCCAGCGCGGTGATGAAGATGGTGTTGGCCATCGGCCCCGGGAACGGCACCCGGTTCCAGGTGTCGGGGTAGTTGGACCAGGTCACCTTGGAGGGCAGCAGCGACAGGCCGTACGCCTCCAGGTAACCGGGCTTGAGCGACGTGGACACCATCCACAGCAGCGGCAGCAGGGCGACCGCCACCAGGAGCAGCAGCAACAGGTACACGATTACCCGCCACGCCGCCTTGCGCATGCGCAGCCCGATCGGCTTGCCGCGCACCGCCGCGGCCAGCACCCCCGAACTCATCGCAACAACTCCGCCGGCGTCATCATCACCCGGACCCCGCGTAGTACACCCAACGCCGCGACCAGCGGAACAGGAACACGGTCAGACCCAGGGTCAGCAGGAACATGATCAGGGCGATCGCCGCCGCGTAGCCCATCTTCAGGTAGGAAAAGGCATTGCGGTACAGGTACAGGAGCAGCGTGAGGGTGGCGTTGTTGGGGCCGCCGTTGGTCATCACCAGCGGCTCGACGAAGAGCTGGGTGGCGTGAATGCAGCCGATCACCAGGTTGAACAGCAGCACCGGCGAGATCATCGGTATGGTGACCGCGATCAGCCGGTGGCGCATCTTGGCGCCGTCGATCTCCGCCTGCTCGTACAACTCCTGCGGAATGCCCTGCAGCCCGGCCAGGAAGATCACCACCAGCGGTCCTACCGACCACACCGACATCACCGTGATGGTGGCGAACGCCAGCGGCTCGGAGCCGAACCAGTTGGGCGTGGGGCCGCCGAAGAAGCGCAGCACCACGTTCACCAGCCCGTATTGCGGGTCCATCATCCGGTTCCACAGCAGCGCCAGCGCGTAGCCGGCCACGATCGAGGGCGTATAGAACAGCGTGCGCCACAGCCCCAACGCCTTCACCTTCTGGTTGAGCAGCAGGGCGAGGAAGAACGCCGCGCCGACCCGCAGGCTCACCGAGAACAGGATGTAACGCAGGGTCACCGACAGCGACGTGGGGAAGTTGGGATCCTCGGTGAACATCTCCACGAAGTGGCGCAGGCCGACCCACTTCGGCGGGTTGAAGATGTCGAACTTGAAGAAGCCCAGCACCAGGCCGTATCCGGCCGGGTAGAGCACGAACACCGACAACCCGATGATCCACGGGAAGATGAAGAGGTAGCCCTCGATCTTCTTCTTGGTCGAGCCTTTCATCGAAATGCGGCGGTGCCCGGACCCGCCTCTCGGGGATCCGGGCACCTGCTTCAGTTTACGCGGTGCTGGGCGTTATTCCCAGCCCTTGGCGATCAGGCGAGCCACCTCTTTGTCGACGTTGGCCGCCGTATCCTCGGGCGACTGCGCGTTGATGAGCAGCTTCTCCATCTCGGTGTTGAGCGCCTGCTCTATCTCGCCGGCATTGGGATTCTGGCGGTTCCAGTAGCGCGGGTGTTCGATCATGTCGATGATGTCGACGCGCAGCCGGTAGCTCGGCGGAGCACCGGGGATCTTCAGGTAGGCGTCCGAGAAGGAAACCTCCTTCGACAGCGGGGTATCGCGGCGCATCGTCTCCATCACGAAGGTGTTGCAGCACATGAACGCCGCCAGCTCGCGCCCGGCCAGCGGGTACTTGGTGCGCGCATTGACCACCCACGGCGACACCGTCATCTGGGTGGTGTGCGGGTCGCCCTTGCCGACGCGCGGAATCGGCGCGATGTCCCACTCGAAGTCCTCCACCAGGATGGTGGTCTCCAGGTACCACGTGCCGACGATGTCCATCGCCACGAGCCCCTGCTGGAACGCCTCGCCGGCGACCGTGGCGCCGACGCGCGGGCGAATGAACTCGTCCTTGTAGATGCCGTCCTGCAGCCAGCGCAGCGCCGCTGCGGCGCCCGAGTCGACCATCTGGCCCTGCCGCCAGTCCTTGCCCGCCAGCCACGGCAGGGTGTTGGCCTCGTGCTCGTCGATCGACCACTCGGCGCCCCACGACCACAGGAACACCTGGTACCACATCGACCACGCGTGCCAGATGTTGAAGCCCCACAGGTCGTTCACGCCGTCGCCGTTCTCGTCGACGGTGAGCTGCATGGCGGCCGCCTTGACGTCGTCCCAGGTCCAGTCGTCGGTGGGATGCGCGACGCCGTACTTGTCGAACGCGGTCTTGTTGTAGATCAGCAGGAACACGTTCATGGCGTCCGGCAGGCCGAAGAAGGTGTCGCCGTCGCGCGACGACGAGAACAGCGACGAGTACCACTTGCTGTCGTCGAGCAGTCCGTGCTCGTGCACGGCCTCGGTGACCTCCAGCAGCAGGCCCTTGCGCCACCACAGCGGCGCGTGGCTGGAGCCGAGCAGGAACACGTCGGGCGCGTCGCCGGCGGCGATCATCGCCTGCACCTTCTGGTTGTAGTCGGCCGTGATGTGGCGGAAGGTGGCGTCCACCCGGCCCTCGCTGAGGCGCGAGAACTCGGCCGCGCTGGCGGCGTAGAAGTCGGCCACCTCCTGGCCGCCCCAGGCGGACAGAATCAACGGTACCGGCTCGTCCGAGGACGCCTCGTCCGAGTCGCCGGATGCGAACGCGCCGACGCTCACGAGCAGCAGCACCGAGGCCAGCGCGAGGGGCGTACGAATCTTCATTATCGATCCTCCCTTGTGGTGAGTGAATAAAATATGTGACGCGCTCCGCGTCACTTCAGGCCAGCATACGCTACGCCCGCAGGCGCTGCAAGCGCGCTGGCAGCCGTGTCAGCACGGGCGCGGAGGGGGCCGGGCCAACCTCTACAACCGCACTCGCAGCAACTACGGACAGCATATGGCAGGGCTGTTGAGATATTGCGGCCCAATATGGCAACTGCGCCGAGATTCTTCGATGATCCGGCGGAGAGCTGCTTCCTGTTCGGCGCGGGTTCTGGGCCGTCGAGGTCAAGAACGGTCGCTCGCTGCGGCCCTCCGATCTGCGCGGCATCCGGGCGTTTCACCAGGACTACCCGGAAGCCACGGCGTTGGTGCTCTACCGCGGTGGCGACGCCCTGGAGCGCGACGGCGTGCGCTGCCTGCCGGTCGACCGATTCCTGCGCGAATTGGTTCCGGGCCGGCCGCTGCCGAACTGACGCTGCCGGTGTGCGAGCCTCGGGAGCTCGGAAAGGGCTCTGGTCCATGCGTCCGTCAGTCATTTCGCCGGCAGGCGCGGCAGCAGGGACTCGAAGCCTGCCGGACACAACCCGCACAGCCACGCGCGGCAGGCGGCGCCAGCGGCAGGGAACGGGCCACCGTGCCGTCGGCGCGCCGGTCACGGGGAAGGGAGACGGGGCGGCAGTGGCTTGAAGTCCTCCGGCAGAGGGGCGATCGCGTACACCGACTCGCTCGGCGACTCCCCCAATGTGACCGATCCGGTGGTTCGGGCGGCGGCCAGATCGACGACCAGGAGCCGGTTGCGCTCGCCGACCAGTACCCGTTTGCCGCCGGCCGGGCACAGGCCGCGCAGGAACCCGTGCGGGGCAGGCGGCGCCAGCGACAGGGAACGGGCCACCGTGCCGTCGGCGCGGAGCACGAGCAGTTCGCCGGCGCCGGAGTCGAGCGACAGCACGGTGCCGTCCGGAAGCGGCGCGACGTTGTGAGTCGGCACGATGACGTCGTCGGCGACCGGGAGCGGGTCAGCCCGGCCGTCGGCGCGCACGATCAACCCGTGCACCCCGCCGTCCTCCGATTCAGTGCGTCCGAGCGATACCAGCGGCACGCCGCTCGCGTCGAAGCCGATGCCGTTGGCGTGCAGCAGGTTGCTGTCGGCCGCCTCGTAGCCGGCCGGATCGCGGTAGTCGATGGCAGCGGAGAAGCGTGCGCCGGCGCCGACGCCGTCAAGCAGGGCGGCCGGGCGCAGGTCGACGAGGTCGGTCAGCCGCCCGCCCGGGTCGAACACCGCCAGGGCGTCGTTGGCGGTCGAGCACACCCACAGGCGCCCGTCGTGGACGGCGATGTCGTGCACGTTCCCGCACCAGGGATGGCTGATCGTGGCGAGCGGGCGCCACGCACAATCGTAGCGCAGCACCTCCGCGCCGTTGGCGACCAGCAGCGTGTCGCCGTCCGCGGCCAGCCCGCGGCCGCCGCGGATGCCGCCGCGCGGGTTGGGCTCCCGCTCCAGGTACGGCGCCGGCGGCACCTCGCGGGAACCCAGCACGCCGCGCTCGGGGTCGACCACGTACAGGTGCCCCGACGGCTCCCCCGGACGGCTGCCGCGGCAGATCGTCGACACCACCACGCGCCTCACGAACTCTCCCGGCAGGTCCGCCTGCCTCCCGCTGTCCATGCCATCGCGATTGTCGCCCGGATGCGCGGTCCGCGTAAATCGCGCCTGCACGAGAGTCACGAGAGTGCCAAGTTCGGCGTCCCGGCTGAACAGCTGCCGTCGGCGGCGAAACGCCGCATGCGAGCATGGCCCCGGCGTGCGGCGAGCCGTCCCGCGGCCACCTCGGTGGGGGCGGGAGCGGGTAGCGGCACCACGCGCAGTGGCGAGTGTGCCAGACACCATACAGGACTACACCAAGTCCGACCTGCTTTGCAGACCGGTCGGCAATCCGGCAAGATGCACGGGCGCGAACGATGGCGGCGGAAGTGGAGCCGATACACGAACTGGCGAACGCGGTGGCGGCGGCGCAACGGGTGCTGGTGTTCACCGGGGCGGGCATGTCGACCGCCTCCGGGATTCCCGACTTCCGCGGACCGCGGGGGATCTGGAAGCAGCGCCGGCCGGTAATGTTCCAGGACTTCGTGGCCTCGGCGGAGGCGCGCCGCGAGCATTGGCGTTACAAGGCGGCGGGAAACCGCGAGTTTTCGCAGGCGCGGCCCAACGCCGCGCATCGGGCGCTCGTGGCGCTGGAGCGGCTCGGCAGGCTGGACACCCTGGTGACCCAGAACGTGGACGGCCTGCACCAGGATGCCGGGCACGACCCCGAGCGGATCGTCGAGCTGCACGGCACCAACCGTGCGGTGGAGTGCCTGTCGTGCGGCGCCCGCAGCGACCCGGAGTCCGCCCTTGAGGAATTCGCCGCGACCGGCGACTGCCCGCGCTGCCGGGCATGCGGCGGGATCTTGAAGACCGCCACCGTGTCGTTCGGCCAGCCGATGCCGCAGGCGGAGCTGCAGCGGGCGTTTCGCGCCGCGCGCCGCGCCGACCTGGTGCTGGCGGCCGGCTCCACCCTGGAGGTACAGCCCGCCGCCGACGTGCCGCTGGCGGGAGCCGGGTCCGGCGCCTTCTACGCCATCGTCAACCGCGGACCTACCGGCCACGACGGCTACGCCGACCTGCGCCTGGAGGGCGACGTGACCGAGTTGCTGCCCGCCCTGGCGCGCGCGGTCGAGGCAGCGCTGCCGGCGGCGGCGGGCAAAGCAACGGGCGGCGACAATGGATAGCGCCCGGTCGTGGAACCCGGCGTCGCACCGAGAGCAGCGCTGCGCTCGCCCGGCACGGCGCGGCCACCGAGCGGATCTCGGCACAGGTGAGCGAGAAACCACGCAGCCGGACCGGATGCAGCGCCGCCCGCATGCAGCCGGTGTTTCGCCACGGTCTGCCGGTAGCGGCGACTACCGGGTACCGGGCACTCCGGTTCCGGCGGCGCGCGGGGCCGGCTGCGACCGCAACGAGGCAACGGGATGCACAGTACGGTGAGTGCCATGGCGCTGGCGCAGCGGGTCGGGGAGTTCGAGCGCAACGGCTACACCGTGTTCCGCGGATTCAATGCCGACTGGATCGAGCGCTG
The window above is part of the Spirochaetaceae bacterium genome. Proteins encoded here:
- a CDS encoding ABC transporter permease; translation: MSDTRRPAGLADFLFRMVKEKPLGTIGGIIVLILILVAIFADTLAPYEYYQMHLVDRLQGSSARYLLGTDHLGRDFLSRIIYGARISLTVGLAATALNVVVAVLVGGASGFFGGKVDLVVQRFVDTWMSFPGLLLLLTVMSILGKGLVQIIVVLGIAGGIGSSRVVRGAVIAIKENVYFQAAEAIGSSQWTIYIRHVLPNIVAPVIIIFSINIGGVIMSEASLSFLGFGLPPGIPSWGGMLSREGRQYMEAGPWLALWPGLFLTILVYSLNMFGDAVRDLLDPRLRGGVGRYGADGSKSL
- a CDS encoding ImmA/IrrE family metallo-endopeptidase — encoded protein: MAVLWERLAGDTAVFAFKVGFADDPDDGRGIDPDVGPSWGSFQVWIEGRNLCAHQEQDGRVDSVHWYLLPLFEWFARNWDPLLHEERLPVLNDGDTGWESLHSTRFPPAAIENDGKKAAAWEGEWQRWWNRHAIRSASEGGLFPDLVLRRLRDSIEISWGPARSTGMPLHFSFLEPLRGVSNLPPDAVAEPLHDVLSSAGAYLLSRTPGSPRVQALHRVLGGLASDHQTDRRIMWLAGQGTDEETVRTGWDRVKNVISQLGDASRAILDIPARSSLVVSGSCQAALMFGSLAPDVEHEDILPLARIMVELSSTERETAAVEELCRSVPMTGLDSPWSQGYELAQILHEDLHWKYAHGFRIDIAVMVEELGIRCADLELLDKEIRGVSMAGEDHRPGIVVNRLHYRNEHPFGRRFTLAHELCHVLFDREEGRRLAVASGPWAPRAIEQRANAFAAMLLMPPSLIERVVPRLTHPLDSSEGVREAAHLLEAGVGALLHHLRNTRFITDTDRERIEEEIFSRSDPT
- a CDS encoding NAD(P)/FAD-dependent oxidoreductase, whose amino-acid sequence is MPRSVVVVGGGHNGLVAAAYLARAGADVLVLERRGFVGGACITEELFPGFRVSSCSYICHLLQRKVIDDLQLRDHGFAIHPVDPYRFQPFPGGNYLLRWHHASDSEAEVARLAPADVEGYRRYRAFMDRAAAILYRSFLTDPPTLAEVSAQVRGSADEAVWERMLTGNVLDLVQEHFTSPEVRAAFIDAQDACDPRAPGSILALAYFDCDLSTDPADLGIPHGGMGAITQAMARSARAAGAEIRTGTPVARILLRDGRAVGVQLQDGQRIECDTVVSGADPKRTFLGLIGAGELPTELAAGVSRLKSEVSYLKFHAALDALPDFRGHLGDRYDEKLLVQVRICPSVDYFLRSGDDARAGRPSSAPVMHIQIPSVLDRSLAPPGKHVMSVWVLYAPVRPRHGSWDELRKQTGERIIDVIGEYAPGFRESVRDWMLFTPQELEQRVALTDGNIRHLDMTSAQMLAGRPNRMLSGYRTPVPGLYLCGAGTHPGGEVTGAPGHNAAHAILRDWESPG
- a CDS encoding FAD-dependent oxidoreductase, with translation MNVAVVGAGIVGGAIAFHLARRGAAVTLIDAGEPGMGATSHSFAWINSFGKEPRHYGALNRRALDTWDRFARLLDADIGLRWGGQLTWAATDGDAEALARKVTKLQSWGYVARMIDQAAMLRLEPGLRPGTVKAAAYSDNDGHVQGTLAAQTCAKRVQQLGGRLMFGSPVAGLAMHAGQVTAVQLAGAAMPDAALPGGSGAGGSADASAPGTSVAPAKVTPAKVARAEVACDEVACDAVVLAAGVTTTGLAAMAGVHVPQEESPGVVVRTEPLPPVLRSVAALYAPPPRHGGRRVHLRQGTDGVVLLGEGSQESLARDDSPEHAARILARASVYLPELASATPIPVPVGYRPMPVDGLPVLGYTRAVPNLYVALMHSGITLAPLVGELAAMEILDGARVDILEHYRPERFDRAGDPRDGQ
- a CDS encoding carbohydrate ABC transporter permease — translated: MSSGVLAAAVRGKPIGLRMRKAAWRVIVYLLLLLLVAVALLPLLWMVSTSLKPGYLEAYGLSLLPSKVTWSNYPDTWNRVPFPGPMANTIFITALALFGSLVSASITGFAFARLRFPGRDVWFAVLIMTMLIPPAIMIIPQYLLFNWLRWIDSYKPLIVPWFFGGGAFRIFLFRQFIKSIPEELDQAAEIDGCSTFRIFAQIIVPLMMPAVATVAVLGFMDFWNDFFAPFIYLNNVDKDTIVLRLFRIWSDHEGYMREELHTVMAGNVLVTLPAFIIFFIAQKRFIQGIVTTGIKG